The Drosophila teissieri strain GT53w chromosome X, Prin_Dtei_1.1, whole genome shotgun sequence genome has a segment encoding these proteins:
- the LOC122623049 gene encoding eye-specific diacylglycerol kinase isoform X11, whose translation MFSATNGKIKLPPEDAVLVTSPLRCLFNGPFRDLHFNVTDHRIIPVHDVVFLDDFERNVKPLIYRPVTSEVAASAAANDDVTAATPTAEEQQRSLIPISSDTRTASASNSRRPIRIVPDWTENAVQGEHYWKPTSASGDLCCLNEECIKSGQRMKCSACQLVAHHNCIPFVNEKSTLACKPTYRDVGIRQYREQTTTHHHWVHRKLEKGKCKQCGKFFPMKQAVQSKLFGSKEIVALACAWCHEIYHNKEACFNQAKIGEECRLGNYAPIIVPPSWIVKLPTKGNFKSSIRVSNKNNAASGSGAGGAGGGGAGGGGGGGGGGGKSKKQTQRRQKGKEEKKEPRAFIVKPIPSPEVIPVIVFINPKSGGNQGHKLLGKFQHLLNPRQVFDLTQGGPKMGLDMFRKAPNLRVLACGGDGTVGWVLSVLDQIQPPLQPAPAVGVLPLGTGNDLARALGWGGGYTDEPIGKILREIGMSQCVLMDRWRVKVTPNDDVTDDHVDRSKPNVPLNVINNYFSFGVDAHIALEFHEAREAHPERFNSRLRNKMYYGQMGGKDLILRQYRNLSQWVTLECDGQDFTGKLRDAGCHAVLFLNIPSYGGGTHPWNDSFGASKPSIDDGLMEVVGLTTYQLPMLQAGMHGTCICQCRKARIITKRTIPMQVDGEACRVKPSVIEIELLNKALMLSKRKHGRGDVQVNPLEKMQLHILRVTMQQYEQYHYDKEMLRKLANKLGQIEIESQCDLEHVRNMLNTKFEESISYPKVSQDWCFIDSCTAEHYFRIDRAQEHLHYICDIAIDELYILDHEAATMPQTPDQERSFAAFSQRQAQNERRQMDQAQGRGPGSTDEDLQIGSKPIKVMKWKSNKDRLFSFNEDVFGCGFSPILEQTSDAILLAAQSGDLNMLRALHEQGYSLQSVNKNGQTALHFACKYNHRDIVKYIIASATRRLINMADKELGQTALHIAAEQNRRDICVMLVAAGAHLDTLDSGGNTPMMVAFNKNANEIATYLESKQGTQPVDGWLDD comes from the exons GCGTACCGCTTCGGCCAGCAACTCCCGGAGACCGATACGGATTGTGCCCGACTGGACGGAGAATGCCGTGCAGGGCGAGCACTACTGGAAGCCCACCTCCGCCTCCGGCGATCTGTGCTGCCTGAATGAGGAGTGCATT AAAAGCGGCCAGCGGATGAAGTGCTCCGCCTGCCAACTGGTGGCGCACCACAACTGCATTCCGTTCGTCAACGAGAAGAGCACCCTGGCCTGCAAGCCCACCTACCGGGATGTGGGCATCCGGCAGTACCGGGAGCagaccaccacccaccaccactgGGTGCACCgcaagctggagaagggcaAGTGCAAGCAGTGCGGCAAG TTCTTTCCTATGAAGCAGGCGGTGCAAAGCAAGCTATTTGGGTCGAAGGAGATTGTGGCTTTGGCCTGTGCGTGGTGCCACGAGATCTACCACAACAAGGAGGCCTGTTTTAACCAGGCCAAAATCGGCGAGGAATGTCGTCTCG GCAACTATGCGCCCATCATTGTGCCGCCGTCGTGGATTGTGAAGCTGCCGACCAAGGGCAACTTCAAGTCGTCGATACGCGTgagcaacaagaacaatgCCGCTTCGGGATCAggagctggtggtgctggcggtggtggtgcaggaggcggtggaggtggaggaggcggtggtggcaaGAGCAAGAAGCAGACGCAGCGGCGGCAGAAGGGcaaggaggagaagaaggagcCGCGAGCGTTCATTGTGAAGCCCATTCCATCGCCGGAGGTAATCCCGGTCATTGTGTTTATTAATCCCAAATCGGGCGGCAATCAGGGCCACAAGCTGCTGGGCAAGTTCCAGCACCTGCTCAATCCGCGCCAGGTCTTCGATCTAACCCAAGGTGGCCCCAAAATGGG CCTGGACATGTTCCGGAAGGCGCCCAATCTGCGGGTGCTGGCGTGCGGAGGCGACGGCACCGTCGGCTGGGTGCTATCCGTCCTGGATCAAATCCAGCCGCCGCTCCAGCCAGCTCCGGCGGTCGGTGTCCTGCCCCTGGGCACCGGAAACGATCTCGCTCGCGCTCTCGGATGGGGAGGG GGCTACACGGACGAGCCGATCGGGAAGATATTGCGCGAAATCGGGATGTCGCAGTGCGTGCTCATGGATCGCTGGCGGGTGAAGGTCACGCCCAACGATGACGTCACCGATGACCATGTCGATCGCAGCAAGCCCAACGTCCCACTGAACGTCATCAACAACTACTTCTCCTTCGGCGTGGACGCGCACATCGCCCTGGAATTCCACGAGGCACGCGAGGCCCATCCGGAGCGCTTCAACTCGCGCCTGCGCAACAAGATGTACTACGGCcagatgggcggcaaggatcTGATCCTGCGCCAGTACCGCAACCTCTCCCAGTGGGTGACGCTCGAGTGCGATGGCCAGGACTTCACCGGAAAGCTGCGCGACGCCGGCTGCCATGCCGTGCTCTTCCTCAACATTCCCAG CTATGGCGGCGGCACCCATCCGTGGAACGACTCCTTTGGCGCCTCCAAGCCATCGATCGATGACGGACTGATGGAGGTGGTGGGCCTGACCACCTACCAGCTGCCCATGCTGCAGGCGGGCATGCATGGCACCTGCATCTGCCAGTGCCGCAAGGCTAGGATCATCACCAAGCGGACCATTCCCATGCAGGTGGATGGCGAGGCCTGTCGCGTGAAGCCGTCGGTCATCGAGATCGAGCTGCTCAACAAGGCACTGATGCTGTCCAAAAGGAAGCACGGACGCGGCGATGTTCA AGTGAATCCGCTGGAGAAGATGCAGCTGCACATCTTGCGCGTGACCATGCAACAGTACGAGCAGTACCACTATGACAAGGAGATGCTCCGCAAACTGGCCAACAAGCTGggccaaatcgaaatcgaatctCAGTGCGATCTGGAGCATGTGCGCAACATGCTCAACACCAAGTTCGAGGAATCCATCTCCTATCCAAAGGTCTCACAGGATTGGTGCTTCATCGACT CCTGCACCGCTGAGCACTACTTCCGGATCGATCGTGCCCAGGAGCACCTGCACTACATCTGCGACATCGCCATCGACGAGCTGTACATCCTGGACCACGAGGCGGCCACCATGCCGCAGACGCCCGACCAGGAGCGCTCCTTCGCGGCCTTCTCGCAGCGGCAGGCACAGAACGAGAGGCGGCAGATGGACCAGGCCCAGGGCCGCGGCCCGGGCAGCACCG ATGAGGATTTGCAAATTGGCTCCAAGCCCATAAAAGTGATGAAGTGGAAGAG CAACAAAGATCGTTTATTCAGTTTCAACGAAGATGTTTTTGGTTGTGGATTCAG CCCTATACTGGAGCAAACTTCCGATGCCATACTACTAGCAGCCCAGAGCGGCGATCTCAATATG TTACGTGCACTACATGAACAAGGATACTCACTACAGTCAGTGAACAagaacggacagacggcgtTGCACTTCGCCTGCAAATACAACCACAGGGACATTGTCAAATACATCATCGCGAGCGCCACACGACGCCTCATCAACATGGCCGACAAGGAGCT TGGACAGACGGCGCTTCACATTGCCGCCGAGCAGAATCGCCGCGACATCTGCGTGATGCTGGTGGCCGCCGGCGCCCATTTGGACACCCTAGACTCCGGCGGAAATACGCCCATGATGGTGGCCTTCAACAAGAACGCCAACGAGATAGCCACCTATTTGGAAAGTAAGCAGGGGACACAGCCCGTCGACGGCTGGCTCGACGACTAG